From Mycteria americana isolate JAX WOST 10 ecotype Jacksonville Zoo and Gardens chromosome 4, USCA_MyAme_1.0, whole genome shotgun sequence, one genomic window encodes:
- the ADRA2C gene encoding alpha-2C adrenergic receptor, translating into MDLLLVVNTSLGSPNESLTLPPSSPSSSALLQPPSPYSPAAVASLAAVVGFLIVFTIVGNVLVVIAVLTSRALRAPQNLFLVSLASADILVATLVMPFSLANELMNYWYFGKAWCNIYLALDVLFCTSSIVHLCAISLDRYWSVTQAVEYNLKRTPRRIKAIILTVWLISAVISFPPLISMYRDPEGDGFPQCKLNDETWYILSSCIGSFFAPCLIMVLVYIRIYRVAKLRTRTLSEKRTMPEGSSQTENGLSRAAGGCTSLRMQLGENGHYSVHHWRKASELEDIELEESSTSESRRRRSREEHPRKSSKSQSFSYSYSSKHSSSRLSRSSNRSMQFFSYRRRRKRSSICRKKVTQAREKRFTFVLAVVMGVFVVCWFPFFFSYSLYGICREACEVPETLFKFFFWIGYCNSSLNPVIYTIFNQDFRRSFKHILFKKKKKNFRH; encoded by the coding sequence ATGGATCTGCTGCTGGTGGTGAACACGAGCCTGGGCTCCCCCAACGAGTCCCTGACGCTGCCCCCCTCCTCGCCGTCCTCCTCGGCCCTCCTGCAGCCGCCCTCCCCCTACTCGCCGGCGGCCGTGGCCAGCCTGGCGGCGGTGGTGGGCTTCCTCATCGTCTTCACCATCGTGGGCAACGTGCTGGTGGTGATAGCTGTGCTCACCAGCCGGGCGCTGAGAGCCCCCCAGAACCTCTTCCTGGTGTCCCTGGCCAGCGCGGACATCCTGGTGGCTACCCTGGTCATGCCTTTCTCCTTAGCCAACGAGCTTATGAATTACTGGTACTTCGGCAAGGCTTGGTGTAACATTTACCTGGCGCTGGACGTGCTCTTCTGCACCTCCTCCATCGTCCACCTGTGCGCCATCAGCCTCGACAGGTATTGGTCAGTCACACAAGCGGTGGAGTACAACCTCAAACGGACCCCCCGGCGGATCAAGGCCATCATCCTCACTGTCTGGCTCATTTCAGCTGTCATCTCTTTCCCGCCATTGATCTCCATGTACCGGGACCCTGAAGGAGATGGCTTTCCCCAGTGCAAACTCAATGACGAGACATGGTACATCCTTTCTTCTTGCATTGGCTCTTTCTTTGCCCCCTGCCTCATCATGGTGTTGGTCTATATCCGCATCTACCGCGTGGCCAAGCTAAGGACCAGGACCCTCTCTGAGAAGCGTACGATGCCAGAGGGGTCCTCCCAGACTGAGAATGGCTTGAGccgtgctgctggtggctgcacGTCCCTGAGGATGCAGCTGGGAGAGAATGGACATTATTCAGTGCACCACTGGCGCAAAGCCTCCGAGCTGGAGGACATtgagctggaggagagcagcaccTCGGAGAGTAGACGGAGGCGGAGCCGGGAGGAGCATCCCCGCAAAAGCAGCAAGAGCCAGTCCTTctcctactcatattcttccaAGCACTCTAGTAGCCGTCTGTCCCGTTCTAGCAATCGCTCCATGCAGTTCTTCTCATATCGCCGTCGCCGGAAGCGTAGCAGCATCTGCCGTAAGAAAGTCACCCAGGCCCGGGAGAAACGCTTCACTTTTGTGCTGGCCGTGGTCATGGGGGTCTTTGTAGTTTGCTGGTTCCCTTTCTTCTTCAGCTACAGCCTCTATGGTATTTGCCGGGAGGCATGTGAGGTCCCTGAGACTCTCTTCAAGTTCTTCTTCTGGATTGGGTATTGCAATAGCTCCCTCAACCCAGTCATCTACACCATCTTCAACCAGGACTTCCGCAGGTCCTTTAAACACATTCTctttaagaagaagaagaagaacttCCGGCATTGA